The following nucleotide sequence is from Ornithodoros turicata isolate Travis chromosome 2, ASM3712646v1, whole genome shotgun sequence.
TCAATCTGGCTGGGAGGCAGACAGTACATACATACTGCCAATGATAAAGGAAGAACTTTAACCGCATACCTGGAGCACTTTAAGACATCCCGTAAAGGTTCTGATATAACGCCCGTACCAGTTCATGGTTCCTGTTGCACTGGATCACCAACGGTAACTTTCTTTTCCTCCAGAACAAATTGCTATCTATTGCATCTTCTCCATACCATCGTGCACTTTAGAAGTCAACAGTGTAACCAACAAAGTACTATATTGTCTACGATATGATACGGTGTTATCATTAAATCGCCTACTGTATTCCACTATTATCAACTACTGCCTGCACTAGAGTGGAGTAGGTAAAGAGTGTAGCACAATTGTCGTTGTCATCACGAGATATTTCAATCTTCCTCGTAGACGTGTCGCGGTCAGGCATGTTTTAGCGAGTCAAAATTTGTTCCACTCGATTACTTATTATGTCGGTATGTATCACGGTTTGCTTCAATAGCCTGCTTCTATAGGCTGGAAATGGTAAAACATGTCCATCCTTGAACAACTTAACAGGGTCCACCCCCGTATGCACCTTACGGGTCGCCACCTGGATACGACGCAGCAGCACAGGGAAATCCTCCATACCCGCCACCGCCGGCTGGATTCCAACCAGGTGTTCTTACGGTATGTAAGACATTAGGGAGTGTTAGGCCGGAAgttgttcacgataacggttcggaaaatatgataagccaatcgccttaTTCATTTGAACTAGACGAAATCACGTTGCTGAATttcgatttgatttgattttatcTCGCCGTTCCGCCATAGCAAGAGCACACACTTTGGACACATGAGCATTTTGGGCACTCAGATCAACAATACCTGCAGGTCAGACTGAACGGATCGAAGGTATCCTTGCTGTGTGGTATAGCATAAAAATCGACGCAAACGTTGAGCATGTGTAGTCCACGTTTAGGTGTATAAATGTTATGATTGCTATGGAAGAGTATGCGTTTACTATTCTGAGAGGAACCACAGCTACATCTGGCTGCGTCATAATGAAGGAAATCCCTTTTCAATCTGCTGCCGTGCCATTGGATAAAGGAACACGGGATAAATATTGACATGGCTCTCACTCACCAATAACTTCAAAGCgcatgtgtgtgtttttgtcagTTTATCGTGTCATTTTGTTTTGAGTTCATCTGCACAGCAGTGCTTCATGGTTGCATCGCTTTCAAAATAAATATTCTTCGAAAACACTCGAAAGAAAGTCAAGCATAAGAAGTGCTAAACGCCGAGCTTAGGAGTTATTATATAAATGTTAGGCGAAAGCAACGTTAAATGTTACGCGTTCTTGTTACTCGCTGGACGAAGTGTTTTATATAAACTATAGAGCATTGTTGCTATATCTGTTGCGTACACATGTGCAGACAGGTCCGCAATATCCAGGGGACGATGGATTCGCTCCGCCGGGGCCTGGCAGCGCCCCGCCCCCAATAGGCTTCCGCTCTCCTGAGCCTGGGTTCATAGGCCAAGATACTTCTCTCGGCCGTTTCGCTCCCTATTCTACACCGCTTCCTCCGGTTGGTCAGCAAGTGAGTCACATGATGCACGTTCTCATGAACCTCCACGGCTTGCTTCATGTAGCAGAGAGCTTTGTGCAAATGGAGGCGTAAGCGTAAAGGTAACGTTCTGATATGGAACTGGCTACACGATGAAGATCATATAACTGTACTTACAGGGTACCTGAGATAATCTTTACATTTGTACTTGCTCCTCCTGTAATTGATTGATGGATGGCAGTTGAGGATTGACGGATGGAACCTGGATGGGCATTGTGAGGCTTGTGCTTGTCCTTTTTATATTTATTGGCATCATCCACTGCAACGTTGCTCCTGTAATATTCCCGCACCTATGGACGTCAAACTTCGCCGATAGCATGAATACGGTTGAGGGAGCAGGCTAGATGGTGAAACATGCTACTGATTGAAACGCCCGAGACACGGGATTGAAAGAGGGGACGACAGTGGAAAAAGGGGAGGCTGTGCTGTGTTGTccgttgtttttttattttctatcCCGTGTCTCGGGGGCTGAAAATCAGTTGAATGATTCGTCGATTGGCTTGTTATCTGCTTGAAATTTAGTGGTAAAAACAGAGTGTGTTCCTTATCAAATAAAACAACGTGGACGAGTTTTAACTGCTGAGCTACATGGTGCAATACCGCTCAAAACTCAACTGTCATGGTGTCGCAAGGATGCATATCCCAGGAGCTACCACTAGGGGCTTCCAAAATAACCTGGACTGAGTTAAATTGGGTATCTAAAGTGCCCGTCTAGCTGGCCCGGTTCCAGTTGTTTTTGCGGAtaagatgatcgccttccacgtcAAGACGAGAAGGTGACCCCGTTAGGAATCCGACGCCGGCTGTTGCTGTCTGTGGGTTTTCCAAAGATGCTGCAAGGGAAATGTCAGTAcattccctgtgaagtcggcccaggacacacgatGCTCCAAGCAATAGGACGCCACGCCGACAGGCAGACTGCTGAGCAATAACACGCCACATGCCTCAAACAGGACATCACAGGGTCGTATATATCTCACAGCCGTGCAGTGCCgggtattaaaagggagtctggtcatTAGCAGGAGCCTAAAAGAGAGGCTCGACCTATCAATCAACTTCAGTGCTGATGTGGGTCGCATTACACCAAAATTTTACCTAAAACCCACAGCAGAAGGAGCTCACGAGTTAAGTAAATTTCAGATGCTGAAGGAACAATTAAGACATACACAGCATTTAAGCTTCACCAACGCCCAAGCAATGAACCGAAAAACGACAATAGACCAAAAAAGATCATAAAAAGCCTGCGTCTTAAAATTTCGTTCATCCTCTGCAATCTGCGTTACTAGCAAAATCGTACCTGTCATGGTCaccaccagtgatggccagtagttaactacatgtagttaaactactagttaaactacctgattgtagttaaaaagtagttatcaactacttgcagaaatgtagtggcaactactagttaaactactattttaagtagttaactacagtagttaggttactgaaggcgccaactacttctgattttgccgcaagctttacggcacgattgtgcttccgacttttaccttgagctacttgtttgatgagaacggaggtgcagagtgtacgtgcatgtgtactaaatcttcacttttaatgcttgtctagtgaagcctcatttgcggtgaaataattctgcaacttagtttatcgcgtaggcacagagagaatcccgccgcaagctttgtatttgacgatcgtagcaatggcttgagccaaagtttattagtgcttgtgattcatatttaggtgtccaagaacactacaagggattggtgttggtggacaacgttaagtagttatagatgtagttaaactacattgcagtagttaaaaaagtagttttaactactcccctgaaaagtagttgaactactagttaaactactcaatcacaaagtagttagtagttatagttaaactactgtagaagtagttagtggccatcactggtcacCACATAGCTTCATCCACCCAGCagataagaagaagaagcatcTGAAATGACGCTTACCTCTGTTCGTCCGTTCTGTGTGTGTATATGAGTGTGAATGGCAGAAAGTGTAAGTGAGCATGTGCCAGACTGAatgtgtgtctgtgtctttGTGAACGAGGATGTGGTATGTTGACGATGGCTCAATGCCGGCGTTGTGTAACTGGTAGCACACATGACTAGCAATCTGAGAGGTGTGACCGGATTCGAGTCCCTCCACCAACACTCGCTGACTTTTCGTCGACTTTCACACACGTCTTTCAGATCGAGATTTAAGCACCACAATGCCCGGTAGCATACTTCGATCAGCAGGCGGCGGCTACGGGAAAGGGTCCAGTGAAGGCCAAAAGCACACCCTCTTATCGCTTCAGGGCGTTGTTCATGCATGCTTAAAGGAGTCGTGACGTTTCGCCCTGAGGCATGTCGGATAAACTGAAACGACTGTTATGTGCACTGATGGGAACCAGCGTTACGTGCTTTCCGGCGAATGAACGATGACAAGTAGAAAATAAGCATCACGGATACCGTAACTCCCCCGACTCTGGCAACACTGCCACTGACGCAGCGCGAAAGATGTCACGTGCTCATGAGATCCAACAGGAATGGCCGGAGCTCTCGCTCATCCGAGGTCAGTGCTTGACGCGCGCTTCTGTACTGCGGTCTGTATCTCGCGAAGCACAGCACGTAGAAAAACGATTCTTTTCTCCTCAGTACCTACTGTGGGGTCCAGTACAAGGCGTTCCATCATGTAACGAACCACATATACCTCTACAAGTCCTTTAACAGCTGTGTTCGTCCTGCTGTTTTTCACAGGCGTCTTAAGtactgggtcattccacgccgaACGATCCAATGATCCTGTTGGATCCCTGGCAGGTCGGTTCTCCAAAAAATATAATGGATACCCGTGCTGTCGGTAGGCATGTCTCGTATTCCTACCGAAAAATATAGAACCGTTCAATGGGAAGGGTCCAAGGCACAGGTTTATGGCTCAGGATGAGGGTAGTCAGGTTCGAACTATGTGccaaaattcatttttaagTATCTTTCGTCCGTCAAAATGGCTGTGCTCGGCACTCTCTCTTGCGTGGTTGAGCTTTTTCTGAGATACTTTGCAGATAAGGAAGAAAGCTATAAAAATTAGTGGCGGCGGCCGGTGGCCCACGTAACAAGAAACCGTGTTTTGAAGGGCGTCCGCCCAGTAGATTTTGCTACATTAAATGTGAAACGTGACAGTTTTGTCAAGGTTGGACGTTTTCTCTCAAGTATTTGAAAATTCAAAGTGAAGCTGTATTCCAAATCGTATACGTTGTTCCGGCAGTTCGCAGTAGTTCCAAAAGTAATTCGAAatgtattacaaattgcttcCAAATATATTTGAATTACATTACTTGTAATGAATTTGTTCAAAACTGGCCTCAAGCACTTCAAAACAGTGTTTTTTTTATCTATATGCACACTTTTATTTCTCCCGTATTAGGTATTAACTCCAGCCTATGGCGGGGAACGCCCTTCTACGTACGGGACGACATATTCTGCTTCGGGCAATCAATATGGCACATCTTTTGCACCAGGATCAGCGTCACTGAGACCTGTGAGTATCGCTCTATGAACAAAAAATGAGAAAGAAGCCATCATATTCGCAGGAAGGCTGAatctca
It contains:
- the LOC135386164 gene encoding spidroin-2-like, encoding MSGPPPYAPYGSPPGYDAAAQGNPPYPPPPAGFQPGVLTTGPQYPGDDGFAPPGPGSAPPPIGFRSPEPGFIGQDTSLGRFAPYSTPLPPVGQQVLTPAYGGERPSTYGTTYSASGNQYGTSFAPGSASLRPSTSQSGLGGVQPGPYGTGYSAPGSQYNYQPSAPSGASLRQAPPADYGGVRPSTYGTGYSATSTQYGTPSAGPASLRPAVPGQTGMQYAGGTSAGYNAGSQSNIRGGPPQQRGPYQQRQ